Proteins from a genomic interval of Enterococcus faecium:
- the iadA gene encoding beta-aspartyl-peptidase, translating into MKIIRQIEVFAPDYLGKMDVLIAGGKILAVEEQLEGGYEGVEVEELSGEGKVLTPGFIDCHFHILGGGGEGGYQNRTPEVTLSQLTTAGVTTVVGCLGTDGEGRDMTALISKAKGLEAEGISTYVYEGSYRLPVKTVTDSIIKDFLTIDKIIGIGEIAVSDHRSSQPSFEEFARAVADARVGGMLSGKAGIINVHLGGGKRKLELLTRIVEETEIPITQFLPTHANRTPELFEACVAFAKRGGTIDFTASEDPDFWEKTDGEVRFSKALKRLIEEDVSLDNFTMTSDGQGSLPYFDENNHFLGLGVGSAKALLVGIKEAVQKESIPLEIALRAITSNPARILKLDKKGKIEIGADADLCILDKETLDIDTVIAKGEIMVQEKEVKVWGTFEKSF; encoded by the coding sequence ATGAAAATCATTCGACAAATTGAAGTGTTTGCACCAGATTACTTAGGAAAAATGGATGTACTGATTGCCGGTGGGAAGATTTTGGCTGTAGAAGAACAGCTAGAAGGCGGCTACGAAGGAGTGGAAGTAGAAGAACTTTCAGGTGAGGGAAAAGTACTAACCCCGGGTTTCATTGACTGTCATTTCCATATTTTAGGTGGAGGAGGAGAAGGCGGTTATCAAAATCGAACGCCAGAAGTCACATTGAGCCAATTGACTACAGCTGGTGTAACGACAGTTGTCGGTTGTTTGGGAACAGACGGAGAAGGTAGAGATATGACTGCGTTGATCAGCAAAGCGAAAGGTCTGGAAGCAGAAGGAATCTCCACTTATGTATACGAAGGTTCGTACCGATTGCCGGTAAAAACAGTAACAGATTCTATCATCAAAGACTTTTTGACAATTGATAAAATTATCGGAATCGGAGAAATCGCAGTATCCGATCACCGTTCTTCTCAGCCAAGTTTTGAAGAGTTCGCTCGTGCAGTAGCAGATGCTCGTGTAGGAGGCATGTTATCCGGAAAAGCTGGGATCATCAATGTCCACTTAGGCGGAGGAAAAAGAAAGCTAGAGCTATTGACACGAATCGTAGAAGAAACAGAAATTCCGATCACACAATTTTTGCCTACTCATGCAAATCGCACACCAGAATTATTTGAAGCTTGCGTGGCATTTGCCAAACGTGGTGGCACGATTGACTTCACTGCTAGCGAAGATCCTGATTTTTGGGAGAAGACAGATGGTGAAGTTCGCTTCAGCAAAGCACTGAAACGATTGATCGAGGAAGATGTTTCTTTAGATAATTTCACGATGACCTCAGATGGACAAGGAAGCTTGCCTTATTTTGATGAAAACAATCATTTCCTAGGGTTAGGAGTAGGAAGTGCCAAGGCATTGCTAGTAGGGATCAAAGAAGCTGTGCAAAAAGAAAGTATCCCTTTGGAAATCGCCTTACGAGCTATAACCAGTAATCCAGCACGTATATTGAAATTGGATAAAAAAGGAAAAATCGAAATTGGTGCTGATGCAGATCTGTGTATCTTGGATAAAGAAACGCTTGATATTGATACAGTTATCGCTAAAGGAGAAATAATGGTCCAAGAAAAAGAAGTCAAAGTATGGGGGACTTTCGAAAAAAGTTTTTAA
- the yfcC gene encoding putative basic amino acid antiporter YfcC, translating to MKKTNSSGKPKRDFTKLSTPHTYVIIFGVVIFAWILTFVVPAGKFSTQDIEYKDANGETSTRTVLRQDSFRYAYELDKSYVFDQLEELQDHPAEREKLDVPEKGLEKVIADGEKNLTQEKLDEISLTDDVLYDQYGENIYDTSKKLHKTAKIWGTDDFGGFGFLNFVFEGLVSGDKYGSAVGIAALILVVGGAFGIIMRTGAIDAGIYAFISKTKGLERLALPLLFFAFSFGGATFGMAEEVIPFSMVMVPFVIALGYDSIVAVTVTYVASQVGNATSWMSPFSVAVAQGIAGIPVLSGATFRLIMWVVVTALAAGYMMIYAEKIRKKPESSLTYKSDDYFRSHIKKTSDENKKFMLGHKLILLEMLVVLVWIVWGVTQKGYYIPEIASQFFVMGLVAGIIAVLFKLDGMKVNDIASSFQSGAADLAGTAIVVGMAKGILLVLGGSDASVPSALNTILHGIGTALTGVPAVIGAWAMYIFQSLFNLVVTSNSGQAALTMPIMAPLADLVGVSRQVAVLAYQLGSGFMDAFTPVSASLIGVLGVARIEWAKWARFQIKMQGFLFVLGTIFIMIAIAIGLQ from the coding sequence TTGAAGAAAACAAATTCTTCAGGAAAACCGAAACGCGACTTCACTAAATTATCGACACCCCATACGTATGTCATTATTTTTGGTGTAGTCATCTTTGCATGGATACTGACTTTTGTCGTTCCAGCAGGAAAGTTCAGCACGCAAGATATTGAATACAAAGATGCAAATGGCGAAACAAGTACTCGTACTGTTTTACGTCAAGATTCCTTCCGTTATGCTTACGAGCTGGATAAGTCGTATGTGTTTGATCAATTAGAAGAACTGCAAGATCATCCAGCAGAACGTGAAAAACTGGATGTTCCGGAAAAAGGATTGGAAAAAGTCATTGCTGACGGAGAAAAAAATCTTACGCAGGAAAAACTAGATGAAATCTCCTTGACAGATGATGTGCTTTACGATCAGTACGGCGAAAATATCTATGATACTTCTAAAAAATTGCATAAAACAGCCAAAATATGGGGAACAGATGATTTTGGCGGCTTTGGTTTCTTAAATTTTGTTTTTGAAGGACTAGTATCTGGAGATAAGTATGGATCTGCTGTAGGGATCGCTGCATTGATCCTTGTTGTTGGAGGTGCTTTTGGTATTATTATGCGTACCGGAGCGATCGACGCAGGTATCTATGCGTTTATCAGTAAAACTAAGGGACTGGAGCGTTTAGCTTTACCGCTATTATTCTTTGCTTTTTCATTCGGTGGCGCTACATTCGGGATGGCAGAAGAGGTAATTCCATTCTCAATGGTGATGGTTCCATTTGTCATTGCGTTAGGATATGACTCGATCGTAGCAGTAACCGTGACTTATGTCGCATCTCAAGTCGGAAATGCGACCTCTTGGATGAGCCCGTTTAGCGTAGCGGTGGCTCAAGGGATTGCTGGAATCCCCGTGTTGTCTGGTGCGACATTCCGATTGATTATGTGGGTAGTTGTTACTGCATTAGCCGCTGGTTATATGATGATATATGCAGAAAAAATCCGTAAAAAACCAGAAAGTTCGTTGACTTACAAATCAGATGATTATTTCCGTTCTCATATCAAAAAGACATCTGATGAAAATAAAAAATTCATGCTTGGGCATAAATTGATCTTATTAGAGATGTTAGTTGTCCTTGTCTGGATCGTTTGGGGCGTGACTCAAAAAGGCTATTACATTCCAGAAATCGCTTCTCAATTCTTTGTGATGGGATTAGTTGCTGGAATCATTGCTGTTCTTTTCAAATTAGATGGAATGAAAGTCAATGACATCGCTTCTTCTTTCCAATCTGGTGCAGCTGATTTAGCTGGTACAGCAATCGTAGTAGGTATGGCCAAAGGGATTCTTCTTGTCTTGGGAGGATCTGATGCATCTGTTCCTTCAGCTTTGAATACGATTTTGCATGGGATCGGGACGGCGTTGACCGGTGTTCCAGCTGTCATTGGTGCTTGGGCGATGTACATCTTCCAAAGTTTGTTCAACTTGGTTGTTACATCAAATTCAGGACAAGCAGCTTTGACTATGCCAATCATGGCTCCACTGGCAGATTTAGTAGGTGTATCCAGACAAGTAGCAGTTCTTGCTTATCAGCTTGGTTCAGGTTTTATGGACGCTTTTACACCCGTATCAGCCAGCTTGATTGGTGTGCTAGGTGTTGCACGGATCGAATGGGCAAAATGGGCAAGATTCCAAATCAAGATGCAAGGATTCCTGTTTGTTTTAGGAACTATTTTCATCATGATTGCCATTGCAATAGGTCTGCAGTAG
- a CDS encoding SIS domain-containing protein has product MSLCYFDYYHQLEEKLRIEEPLMLQAGTWIAKQINQGGRLQIYASRTLSGVAFEFWDQTPDLVPSILIENPAGGVYETLEGAGQAIIDQLSVKSEDIFLLLSNEGRNPAIIELAQWIKENGHPLIIVTGFDLSRSIKSQHSSGLRLFEFADLVLDNHANLHDAVLTLPNLDPAICGTASLATIFLLQQVLYFTAKQLVQDTSGK; this is encoded by the coding sequence ATGAGTTTATGTTATTTTGACTATTATCACCAATTGGAAGAGAAATTAAGGATAGAAGAGCCGCTGATGCTTCAAGCTGGCACTTGGATCGCGAAACAAATTAATCAAGGTGGTAGATTGCAGATATATGCTAGCCGCACACTAAGTGGTGTAGCATTTGAATTTTGGGATCAAACCCCGGATCTTGTACCAAGTATATTGATTGAAAATCCAGCCGGAGGTGTCTATGAAACGCTAGAAGGTGCAGGACAGGCAATTATTGATCAGCTTTCTGTCAAATCAGAAGACATTTTTCTTCTTCTTTCGAATGAAGGAAGAAACCCGGCAATCATCGAACTAGCTCAGTGGATCAAAGAAAATGGTCATCCATTAATCATTGTTACTGGATTTGATTTGTCACGAAGTATCAAATCGCAACATAGCAGTGGTTTGCGATTATTTGAATTTGCTGATTTGGTTTTGGACAACCACGCCAATTTACATGATGCAGTCTTGACTTTGCCAAATCTAGATCCAGCGATCTGCGGAACAGCCTCTCTTGCAACGATCTTTTTGCTGCAGCAAGTTTTGTATTTTACAGCAAAACAGCTAGTCCAGGACACAAGTGGAAAATAG